A window of Cheilinus undulatus linkage group 1, ASM1832078v1, whole genome shotgun sequence contains these coding sequences:
- the terb2 gene encoding telomere repeats-binding bouquet formation protein 2 isoform X2 codes for MFKNRSAWFSGSVPRARQNIWILEGGIITNWRKADYIFSEDAACPDTQRIFQSKEYLWNKVVVFHSLFLSVCEKRQSVKSVSIGHYVLPPASVQEEVRKVVGRFIWESDIEQPEPQASNKVSRCKSEDENSEETRSYSEHSDTESSEGEAPLSGYCINRNKPKGYISMDHLQKYSGDLHDFHSGCFQCSNCKAHCCLKCT; via the exons ATGTTTAAGAACAGGTCCGCCTGGTTTTCTGGCAGCGTGCCTAGGGCACGTCAAAACATCTGGA tttTGGAGGGTGGTATCATCACTAACTGGAGAAAAGCAGATTATATTTTCAGTGAGGATGCGGCATGCCCTGATACTCAGAG GATATTTCAGAGCAAAGAGTACCTCTGGAATAAGGTGGTGGTCTTTCACAGcttgtttctgtctgtctgtgaaaAGCGCCAGAGTGTGAAGTCTGTGAGCATCGGTCACTATGTGCTGCCTCCAGCCTCAGTGCAGGAAG AGGTGAGAAAAGTGGTCGGCAGATTTATTTGGGAGAGTGACATTGAGCAGCCAGAACCCCAA GCCTCCAATAAAGTCAGTAGGTGCAAGAGTGAAGATGAGAACAGTGAAGAAACCAGGAGCTA TTCTGAACACTCAGACACAGAGTCGTCTGAAGGTGAAGCCCCTCTGAGTGGTTATTGTATTAATAGGAACAAGCCTAAAG GGTACATCAGCATGGACCATCTGCAGAAATATTCTGGTGATCTGCATGATTTTCATTCTGGATGTTTCCAGTGTTCCAACTGTAAAGCTCACTGTTGCTTAAAGTGCACATAA
- the terb2 gene encoding telomere repeats-binding bouquet formation protein 2 isoform X1, with protein MTEQCKLLKVASKQLPELLTPLKGEAKLAELTSQRGRLVANVMFKNRSAWFSGSVPRARQNIWILEGGIITNWRKADYIFSEDAACPDTQRIFQSKEYLWNKVVVFHSLFLSVCEKRQSVKSVSIGHYVLPPASVQEEVRKVVGRFIWESDIEQPEPQASNKVSRCKSEDENSEETRSYSEHSDTESSEGEAPLSGYCINRNKPKGYISMDHLQKYSGDLHDFHSGCFQCSNCKAHCCLKCT; from the exons ATGACAGAGCAGTGTAAG TTGCTGAAAGTAGCTAGCAAACAACTGCCTGAACTGTTAACTCCACTCAAAGGCGAGGCTAAGCTAGCAGAGCTAACTAGCCAAAGAGGACGGCTGGTAGCCAACGTCATGTTTAAGAACAGGTCCGCCTGGTTTTCTGGCAGCGTGCCTAGGGCACGTCAAAACATCTGGA tttTGGAGGGTGGTATCATCACTAACTGGAGAAAAGCAGATTATATTTTCAGTGAGGATGCGGCATGCCCTGATACTCAGAG GATATTTCAGAGCAAAGAGTACCTCTGGAATAAGGTGGTGGTCTTTCACAGcttgtttctgtctgtctgtgaaaAGCGCCAGAGTGTGAAGTCTGTGAGCATCGGTCACTATGTGCTGCCTCCAGCCTCAGTGCAGGAAG AGGTGAGAAAAGTGGTCGGCAGATTTATTTGGGAGAGTGACATTGAGCAGCCAGAACCCCAA GCCTCCAATAAAGTCAGTAGGTGCAAGAGTGAAGATGAGAACAGTGAAGAAACCAGGAGCTA TTCTGAACACTCAGACACAGAGTCGTCTGAAGGTGAAGCCCCTCTGAGTGGTTATTGTATTAATAGGAACAAGCCTAAAG GGTACATCAGCATGGACCATCTGCAGAAATATTCTGGTGATCTGCATGATTTTCATTCTGGATGTTTCCAGTGTTCCAACTGTAAAGCTCACTGTTGCTTAAAGTGCACATAA